From the Methanothermobacter sp. genome, the window GAATCCGCTTGACCTCATTAACCTTACAAACACAGGAATTTTCGTGATATTCACAGGTGCCGCAGGTATCATACTCCTTCCAAGGCCCCTTGATAAGATAATAATGTTCTCTCTGCTTCAGGGGGGCTTTGTGATGGTCCTCGCAGCGGCCAGATACCTTGACGTGGCCACGGCAGCGGCCCTGTTCGACCCCATATCAACTGTGATACTGCTCATGGCTGTTATGAGAATAA encodes:
- a CDS encoding DUF2108 domain-containing protein, with protein sequence MNPLDLINLTNTGIFVIFTGAAGIILLPRPLDKIIMFSLLQGGFVMVLAAARYLDVATAAALFDPISTVILLMAVMRINDVRVARGEDLV